The Ooceraea biroi isolate clonal line C1 chromosome 1, Obir_v5.4, whole genome shotgun sequence genome has a window encoding:
- the LOC105277921 gene encoding T-box transcription factor TBX3 → MNINMLTPMELLQQHQRTLFIQQQIALHHRSDEGANSNRWPISSRPMLPPEVRVELNNRKLWQQFHAETTEMIITKSGRRMFPSVQANVSGLQKRERYYVLMEITPASNRRHKYCGNNGGDDNDTTKSTGGWTFAGPAEPQPHIDRRIYLHPDSPSTGEHWMQNMINFSKLKLTNNIVDHRTNVVLTSMHKYVPQIWIIRCDNAKNLNELFSHPSSSFIFRETEFIAVTAYQNENITKLKIDNNPFAKGFRETGQSRCKRKYPQMDSECINYTHTQAHDEEANLSFESDSSHSENSASSQRTDASIDNLTQKSKVSRLEIAASSDDDVCDAESPMMNDAAEKAPQAEGRYEDEVQPRFHRPWLSSKSSEVAALATPLTPPNPPVLPTMLPSSTSGMNWTSYYLNYVQAHQNFASFPQYHHLMMYLPRYS, encoded by the exons ATGA atataaatatgctGACGCCAATGGAGCTACTGCAACAACATCAGCGGACGCTCTTCATACAGCAGCAGATAGCTCTGCACCATCGATCAG ATGAGGGAGCAAATTCGAATAGATGGCCAATTTCATCACGACCAATGTTGCCGCCTGAAGTTCGTGTGGAGTTGAATAATCGCAAACTCTGGCAGCAGTTTCATGCTGAAACTACGGAGATGATCATCACCAAATCCGGACG ACGCATGTTCCCGTCAGTCCAAGCGAACGTGAGTGGCTTGCAGAAACGGGAGCGTTACTATGTCTTGATGGAGATAACACCGGCTTCCAATCGTCGACATAAGTACTGCGGAAACAACGGCGGGGATGACAACGATACCACGAAGAGCACAGGAGGCTGGACCTTCGCCGGACCTGCGGAACCGCAGCCACATATTGACCGCAGGATCTATTTGCACCCTGACAGCCCTTCCACGGGAGAACATTGGATGCAAAATATGATCAACTTTAGCAAACTAAAGTTGACCAACAACATCGTCGATCATCGTACAAAC GTGGTCTTAACATCAATGCACAAGTACGTTCCACAGATTTGGATAATCCGTTGTGACAATGCGAAAAATCTCAATGAGCTCTTTTCTCATCCATCGTCATCATTCATATTCAGAGAGACTGAGTTTATCGCAGTTACGGCATATCAA AATGAGAACatcacaaaattaaaaatcgataaCAACCCGTTCGCCAAAGGATTTCGGGAGACGGGGCAGTCACGGTGCAAGCGCAAGTATCCTCAAATGGACTCAGAGTGTATCAATTATACGCACACGCAGGCACATGACGAGGAGGCGAATTTATCGTTCGAGTCTGATTCAAGCCATAGCGAGAACAGCGCGAGTAGCCAGAGGACTGATGCGAGTATTGACAACTTAACACAGAAATCGAAGGTAAGCAGGCTTGAGATAGCTGCGAGCTCGGACGATGATGTCTGCGACGCTGAATCGCCGATGATGAACGACGCAGCCGAGAAAGCACCACAAGCAGAGGGTCGGTATGAAGACGAAGTACAGCCGCGATTTCACAGACCCTGGTTGAGCTCGAAGTCATCTGAAGTCGCGGCACTGGCAACGCCATTAACGCCACCAAATCCTCCAGTGCTACCGACGATGTTGCCGTCTTCGACTTCCGGCATGAATTGGACCTCTTATTACCTGAATTACGTACAAGCGCATCAAAATTTCGCAAGTTTCCCGCAGTATCATCATCTGATGATGTATCTACCAAGATACTCGTGA
- the LOC105277850 gene encoding phospholipase A1: MKMHALAVPTVTLILACLVTRSHSHIVQWRETRLPGPIRDAIESGAAAAYNKEDCLWRRGNDQDVCPDPDLYVYLYTPGRPRRLLDPSQQSDWLRQDYEPTKDSVILIHGYAGGDDILPVAILRDAYLRNGSYNVFLVDWGALSARPCYPAAVANVRPVARCLAGVFTTLRNLGLPITRTTCIGHSLGAHVCGTMANYLLFRMHKIIGLDPARPLVRLGLVNRLDSGDADFVQVIHTNAGYYGEVGRIGHVDFCVNGGKVQPFCQDREMYQLCSHVWSVCFMAQSVDDGTSMMAESCSRRCPSGPRIAARAGVYVSMGQHTPANTRGSFCLNMSEPPYCPKYWNGRGDERCCVPEDETNDEKIEKNNVKRDDNSKRSKSAKRPSFELILRRLRDIN, from the exons ATGAAGATGCACGCACTTGCGGTACCAACGGTGACTCTGATTCTGGCATGCCTGGTGACGCGGAGTCACAGCCACATAGTCCAGTGGAGAGAAACGCGGTTACCGGGACCGATCCGTGATGCCATCGAGAGCGGTGCCGCTGCCGCATATAACAAGGAGGACTGCCTGTGGAGGCGCGGAAATGACCAGGATGTCTGTCCAGATCCAGATTTATATGTGTATTTGTACACGCCCGGCAGACCACGGCGGCTGCTGGATCCCTCGCAGCAATCTGACTGGCTTCGACAGGACTACGAGCCCACCAAGGACAGTGTGATCCTGATCCACGGATATGCAG GTGGCGACGACATATTGCCGGTCGCAATTCTGCGCGATGCTTACTTAAGAAACGGTAGTTACAACGTGTTCCTGGTTGATTGGGGTGCATTAAGCGCGCGGCCGTGTTATCCGGCCGCGGTGGCGAACGTGCGACCAGTAGCGAGGTGCCTCGCCGGCGTCTTTACAACCCTGAGGAACCTCGGCCTGCCAATTACGAGGACCACTTGCATCGGACATTCTTTGGGCGCTCATGTGTGTGGGACCATGGCCAACTATCTCCTCTTCAGGATGCACAA GATCATCGGCTTGGATCCGGCACGACCACTTGTTCGGCTGGGCCTGGTAAACCGTCTGGATTCCGGCGACGCCGACTTCGTCCAGGTGATACATACGAATGCCGGTTATTACGGCGAGGTCGGTCGCATCGGTCATGTGGACTTTTGCGTGAACGGCGGAAAAGTACAACCCTTCTGCCAGGACAGAGAAATGTACCAGCTGTGCAGCCACGTGTGGTCGGTTTGCTTCATGGCGCAGAGCGTAGACGATGGCACGAGCATGATGGCCGAGTCCTGCTCCAGGAGATGTCCGTCAGGTCCCAGGATCGCTGCCAGGGCCGGCGTGTACGTGTCGATGGGTCAACACACCCCGGCCAACACCAGGGGATCCTTTTGTCTCAATATGAGCGAGCCACCGTACTGTCCCAAGTATTGGAACGGCCGTGGTGACGAGAGATGTTGCGTACCGGAAGATGAGACAAATGATGAGAAGATAGAAAAGAATAACGTGAAGCGCGACGACAACTCGAAACGTTCGAAATCTGCGAAACGACCGAGCTTCGAGCTTATTTTGAGACGGTTAAGAGACATTAACTAA
- the LOC105277849 gene encoding ankyrin repeat and MYND domain-containing protein 2, translated as MAPGTGDLTDLQKDIFAKISSNEVRELKRLLASKKIKMDFVDENGMSPLQHACYKGNKEIVQMLLDQGADVNACQHEHMYTALHFAALSGNAELCHLLMSHGARLTATNSVGRTAAQMAAFVGNHNCVATINNFIPKADIDYYVKPQGLQAEPMLPLHLAEQFHKFIMQVNVHPVRVCINLQGFPALLENAAKIQKVLESMRYREMTRGADTNEVMAFKYHYLNCVVAEVVKCQKRQEAIKTEKSEKSNEEKKSDVVELLIRRLLKCSKSDGLPEYQEAFLRESVREFPFRESTIFRQMVATLASTDPPSAVSVVSAAINGQRGFSDNAQTCVTCGEEKATKKCSKCKAVQYCDRECQRLHWFMHKKACARLGQSTANNGKLTDVEKKVQSTANDVQASVEIDAVTSTLKDIAVE; from the exons ATGGCGCCTGGTACAGGGGATCTCACGGATTTGCAGAAGGATATTTTTGCAAAGATTAGCAGCAATGAAGTGCGCGAACTCAAGAGACTGCTGGCgtcgaagaaaattaaaatggacTTTGTGGATGAGAATGGCATGAGTCCGCTCCAACATGCCTGTTACAAGGGAAATAAGGAAATCGTGCAAATGCTGCTGGATCAG GGCGCAGATGTGAATGCCTGCCAGCATGAGCACATGTATACCGCACTTCATTTCGCCGCTCTGAGTGGAAACGCTGAGCTGTGTCACCTTCTGATGTCGCATGGGGCACGCTTGACCGCGACGAACAGCGTCGGCAGGACGGCCGCTCAGATGGCAGCGTTTGTCGGGAATCACAACTGTGTAGCGACTATCAATAACTTCATTCCAAAGGCTGATATAGATTACTACGTCAAGCCACAGGGTCTACAGGCGGAACCTATGTTACCGCTGCATCTAGCAGAGCAGTTTCACAAATTTATAATGCAGGTCAATGTGCATCCTGTACGTGTATGCATAAATCTGCAAGGATTCCCGGCTCTTCTGGAAAATGCTGCAAAA aTACAAAAGGTATTAGAATCCATGCGGTACAGAGAAATGACGCGGGGCGCCGACACGAATGAAGTCATGGCTTTCAAATACCATTACCTGAATTGCGTCGTGGCCGAGGTAGTGAAATGCCAAAAGCGACAGGAGGCTATAAAGACGGAGAAGAGCGAGAAGAGCAACGAAGAGAAGAAGTCCGACGTAGTGGAGCTTCTGATACGGAGGCTTTTGAAATGCAGCAAGAGCGACGGCCTGCCCGAGTACCAGGAGGCGTTCCTGCGGGAATCCGTGAGAGAGTTTCCGTTCCGAGAGAGCACGATTTTTCGGCAGATGGTCGCGACGTTGGCGAGCACCGACCCGCCGTCCGCCGTCTCCGTGGTCTCCGCTGCGATCAACGGCCAGCGTGGCTTCTCCGATAACGCCCAGACCTGCGTGACCTGCGGCGAGGAGAAGGCCACGAAGAAATGTAGCAAGTGCAAGGCGGTGCAGTACTGCGACAGGGAGTGCCAGCGATTGCACTGGTTCATGCACAAGAAGGCGTGTGCCAGACTGGGTCAGTCCACGGCTAACAACGGGAAGCTTACGGATGTGGAGAAGAAAGTACAGAGTACTGCGAACGATGTCCAGGCAAGCGTAGAGATCGATGCCGTTACTTCTACGCTAAAGGACATAGCTGTCGAATAA